The following are encoded in a window of Chionomys nivalis chromosome X, mChiNiv1.1, whole genome shotgun sequence genomic DNA:
- the LOC130867556 gene encoding spindlin-2-like — protein MDPGTSTQYFWTTEAQGEPTDAAAGHEFSDNCTNEPATLTKEKPKQKRQRSRSSSLAQRNIVGCRISHEWKEGDGPITHWRGTVLDHVPINPSLYLVKYDGIDCVYGLELHHDERVLSLKVLSDTVKPSPVPDPNLADTIIGKVVEHIFEGEHGSKDKWRGMVLAQAPILNAWFYITYVNDPILYMYQLLDDYKEGNLRILPEYNEIPRPDLNLKFKDGLIGKIVEYTQDDGSKRTGKVIGKVEAKQSVYFIKFDDDFHIHVYDLVKNV, from the coding sequence ATGGACCCTGGCACCAGTACCCAGTATTTCTGGACCACTGAGGCCCAAGGGGAACCCACAGATGCAGCTGCTGGACATGAATTCTCTGACAACTGCACCAACGAACCTGCAACCTTGACCAAGGAAAAACCTAagcagaagaggcagaggagcagATCTTCATCCCTGGCCCAAAGGAACATCGTGggctgcagaatttctcacgAGTGGAAGGAAGGGGATGGGCCCATCACCCATTGGAGAGGAACCGTTCTTGATCATGTTCCTAtaaatccctctctctatctgGTGAAATACGATGGGATAGACTGTGTCTATGGGTTGGAACTTCACCACGATGAAAGAGTGTTGTCCCTTAAAGTGCTCTCTGATACAGTAAAACCATCCCCAGTCCCTGACCCTAACCTTGCTGATACCATAATTGGCAAAGTGGTGGAGCACATATTTGAGGGAGAACATGGCTCCAAAGATAAATGGAGGGGGATGGTTCTGGCCCAAGCCCCTATCCTTAATGCCTGGTTTTATATTACCTATGTGAATGATCCCATCTTATACATGTACCAGCTTCTGGATGATTATAAAGAGGGCAACCTTCGTATCCTGCCAGAGTACAATGAGATTCCTCGACCAGATTTAAACCTGAAATTTAAGGATGGTCTGATAGGCAAGATTGTGGAATATACCCAAGACGATGGTTCCAAAAGGACCGGCAAGGTGATTGGCAAAGTAGAAGCCAAACAGTCAGTGTACTTCATCAAATTTGACGATGATTTTCATATCCATGTCTATGACTTAGTGAAAAATGTCTAA